The following is a genomic window from Rhizobium sp. NRK18.
GCGGCGGCGGTGGCGCAAGGGGCCAATCCCTTCCGCGTGACCGTGCTGGAAACGCTGACCGGCCTCGACATCGCCTTCGACGAATTGAAATCGCTATCGGATGCCAACCGGGCGCGCACGGTCGATGTCGCGCTGGCCTGCAAGCCGGTCGCCCGCGTTTCGGTCAATGGCGAGATCCTGATCGAGATGCGCAAGCCGCTGCTCGACTTCGAAGGCGCCGGCGTGAGCCCGCATCCGGGCGGCTTCACCCAGGCGACGCGGGCCGCCGAAGAGGCGATGGCGCGGCTCGTCGCCGACAATCTCGGCAAGGCCAAGCAGGTCGCCGATCTCTTCGCCGGCACCGGAACGTTCACCTTCCGGCTGGCGAAGAAGGCCAAGGTGCATGCGGTTGAAAGCGACGAGAAGGCGCTGAAGGCGCTCGATGCGGCCATGCGCAACACGCAAGGGCTGAAGCCGATCACCACCGAACGGCGCGACCTCTTCCGCCGGCCGCTTCTTGCCAAGGACCTGTCGCGCTACGACGCCATCGTCTTCGACCCGCCCCGCGCCGGCGCCGAAGCCCAGTGTCGCGAGCTCGCCCGGGCCAAGACGCCGGAGGTGATCGCGGTGTCATGCAACCCGATCACGCTCGCCCGCGACCTCGCGCTGCTGGTCGACGGCGGGTATAAAATCGAAAGCGTGACGCCGATCGACCAATTCTTGTGGTCGGGGCATGTGGAGGCTGTGGCGGTATTGAGAAGGTAGGTTTGGGGATGATGGCGGGGGCGGCTTCGCGCCCCCCCGAAATTGTATGCTCCTGCGATCTTCACAGCGCTTCAAAAGCGAACATTGCTGGCCCCGACCTGTGCCAGGATAGGTGATGTTCGGAATACCGCAAATCCAAAAAACCATTAAATTAGCAGACTAAGTCGCGGGGTATGGCAGCATCAGATTCGCTCGTGATAGACGGATGTATCGAGCACTCATTGGTATTAATCGGTTGGTATTCTGAGAGCACGATTACGGGTAGGCATTCACGTCATCCAACACCTTTCTGCCTACTCTGTGCAACTCGGCTGAATGATCCAGTATTTTAGAGAAGGCGACCGCTCGTCCGGATATGCCTTCGGGCAGGCGCGGCTGCTGGGATCAGTATTGCCTCGGAATAGGTCAGAAAGGTCTCGTCTCACCTGTGCAACGTCAAACACGAAGGAGTGGTTTAAGCCACCTTCTACTTCGACGGTCGTTGCGTCGATTGTCACAATCTCTTCGGCAACATAGCGGTCTGAACCACCTTGACCTAGACGGCGCCTTCCTCCAACTGCCTCTTGTGAAGCCCGCAAAGCCATATCGTTCGCAGAGACGTAGATAGTAAAACTATCGGTTGCGGATCGCAGGGAATCGACATGATCGACAAAATTAGAGAGATCTACGTCGGGCGCTGCAAACACGAGATTTCCAATCTTGTCCTTCCCTGACCATGGTACAGGGTAATTAGGGCAACCAGACAACATATAGTCGACGAGTTGTGCGCCCATACTATGGGCAAACACGGTCACATTCGCCGCTCCAAATCTCTCGACTACCTTTTCAAGAACGTTCTTGAAACCTCGGCAGCTCTGTCCAACAGTCAGCAGATCATTATTATAACCGAGGCCTGTGTATCCACCTCCGCTTCCAAGCCTAATGGAAGATTCACCAGCAGAGGCCCAACTGAGGACTATTGGAATTCCAGGGTACTTTTGACTTTCCGACAGAATGGCCATTCTTCGGGTGGCGTCCTCAAATGTATTTGCGAAGCCGTGAATGAACACAATAATTTTATTGCGACCGTTGTCGACGCCAGCCTGCTGAACAGAGTCAAGGAAGCTCTCTAACGATCCATCGTAGGCAAAGTTGGCGACATCACCTTTGGCAGGCCTTTGCCCACTATGGCTTGGATTATTGCTACCAAACCCGATATAGCTCGCTAGGATTTTCCACATCGAACGCTGTTCAGTCTCCACCGCGCGCTTCGTGGGGATGGAGACCAATGAATGGCCCATCGTGAGTGACCGGTCGGGCGCTAGCCGGTTCGCAAACGCCAGCGGTTCTTTTCCTAGCTCTGCCCGATTAGTAATGTAAAATACCGGAACGGGCTGACACACTTCATCGACCATTTCCGCACAGACACTAAGTTGTATTCTCTTTGCACTTTCTGAATATTTCGCGCCCCCTAGTTCCGAAGCGGAAGCGGCATACGCGTAAGCCGATCTCAAGTCATGCTTCTCTCTTGCGATATCGGCAAGATCGAGCAGAGCGTCCGGCTGGCCCCGTGCTGCCGCCTGATTTATCATGGCTATAACGTCGTCTTTGAGTACGGTGTTGTCTAACGCTGGCTGACGCAGAAGTAGCCCACCATACTTGGCCTGAGCGTAGGCGTTCCCATTCATTGCAGCGGCCTTGTAAAGGCCAAGAGCCTCAACTGGACTGAAATGCGGACTCCCTTGAGTAAGATATGCGTCAGCCAGTTCGAGCGATGAGGTGATGTTGCCACCCTCGGATTGCTCTCTCAACTTGTCTATCCACCTGCCTTGTCGCGCTTTGTCGTCAGTGCTGACCGCTATGTCAAATGCTGCAGATAAGGCCAGTGGGTCGCCTAAGTCAGCGGCCTTCCAGATTAGGTTTTTCACAGCATCATCAGCAGGGCTTTTTGCTTTTTTATCAACAAGAAAACTAGCATATCCCAAATAGACGTCGGGGGAATTGAGCCTAAGTGCCTCTTGCCAATATAGCTCGCTTTTGTCGACATTTTCCGAGGTTCCGACTCCGAACTGATATGCCTTTGCCAATTCCATAGCAGCTTCAGTTTGTCCGTTGCCATAGGCCGAATTAAGCCAAGTGAACGACTGGAGAAAGTTCGGGTCAGTGCCGATCCCAGAGAGATAGGCTCGCCCAACCGCGTACTGGGAGGCAGAGTTGTTCTCGCGGGCCGCTTCGAGATAATTGACAAACGCACTAGAAGGATCTTTGTCGGTTCCAAGGCCGAATTCGTAGGCTGCACCTAGCCGCAGCTTTGCCTCCGCGTCCCCAGCGGCAGCCTCCGCTCTTATTATGGCGATGCCTTTTTGCTTTACATCGACAGACGTATCTCCAAATACTAGGTGGTCGACGCTCTGCGGGCTGTTCCACTTCATGTCTGGGAATGAAGATAAATTCGGACTGGTGGTTTGGAAGCCCCCATTGAACCGAGATAGGTTGCCGAGAACCGATGGTGGAAGCGCCGTTGGCTGCTTATTCCAATTTTCTGAAGATCCCGGCGGCACGGCAATTGATTGAACTTGCGCGTAGCCGCAAGGGGAGACTGAAATTAAAATCAGTACTATCGCGAACCGTGATAGACGCACTTGCGCCTCCCTTAAGGTGTCCAAGAGCGAAGTTTAGTTGACTCGATCAGAATGTCGAGTGTTTTTCAAATCATGAAATGACCTGCCTGCCTCTTTCGAGGCTTATGATTTCTACTGAGAATATGACAGTCCGTATTCGGAAAGCAGCGATTATTCGTGACCGTTATGTCGATTATTTGGTTGTAGTGCGGTTACCTTGGCAATGACGAAACCTGTGCGAGTGGTATACCTGCTATTGCGATTTACGTGCCACCTTATTCCACTCCCCCTACCCCCCCATTTTCAAATTGACGTTTACGTAAAAATCAATTAGCCCATGGAAATGACACCGTGCGCGCTCAGGCTGCGCGAGGAAGGCTCTAGCGTCGAATTCGTCTGTTCGGAGGAGGAACGGAATGTACAAGGCACCGGTCGAGGAGATCGTCTTCACCCTCAAACACGTCGCCGGGCTTGGCGAGGCGATCGACAAGGGCGTGTTCGATGACCTTTCCGACGATCTCGTGGACGCGATCCTGACGGAAGCCGGTCGTTTTGCGAGCGACGAACTTGCGCCGCTCGGCGAGGTCGGCGACAGGCAGGGTGCGCGGCTTCAGGACGACGCCAGCGTGAAGACTCCGGACGGCTGGAAGGAATGCTACCGCCACTGGATGGAAGGCGGCTGGAACTCGCTGACCGGCAGCCCGGAGCATGGCGGCCAGGGCCTTCCGCACATGCTGAACGTCGCGACGCTGGAAATGTGGAACGGCGCCTCGATGGCCTTCACGCTCGGCCCGACGCTGACGGAGGGCGCCGCGGAAGCGCTTGCCGCCCACGGCTCGGACGATCTGAAGGCCAGATACCTGCCGAAGATGATCTCCGGCGAGTGGATGGCGTCAATGAACCTTACGGAGCCCTCCGCCGGCTCCGATCTCGGCGGCATGAAGACGCGCGCCGAACGGCGCGACGACGGCTCCTACCGCATCTTCGGCCAGAAGATCTTCATCACCTATGGCGAGCACGATTTCACCGACAACATCATCCATCTGGTGCTTGCGCGCCTGCCCGACGCGCCGGCCGGCTCGCGCGGCATCTCGCTGTTCCTGGTGCCGAAATTCCTCGTCAACGAGGATGGCTCGCTCGGGGCCCGCAACGACGTCTTCTGCCATTCGCTGGAACACAAGCTCGGCATCCACGGCTCGCCGACCTGCACGATGATCTATGGCGACGGTCGCTTCGGCGATGAAAAGGGCGCGGTCGGCTGGCTGATCGGCGAGGAGAACCGGGGCCTCAACTGCATGTTCACGATGATGAACAATGCCCGCCTCGCGGTCGGCATGCAGGGGGTGGCGATCTGCGAGGCGGCGACCCAGAAGGCGACCGCATATGCCCGCGAACGTACCCAGGGCAAGGCTCCGGGGTGGACGGGAGCGGGCATGAGCCCTATCATCGAGCATCCGGACGTCGCCCGCATGCTTTTGACCATGAAGGCGCTGACACAGGGTTCCCGGGCGATCAGCTATGCCTGCGCGCATGCGATTGACCTCTCGCATAGGCTGTCGGGAGCAAATGCCAGTCATTGGGGCGAGCGCGCCGCCCTTCTGACACCGATCGCAAAATCATTCTCCACCGATGCCGGCGTCGAGGCGGCCTCGCTCGGCATCCAGGTGCATGGCGGCATGGGCTTCATCGAGGAAACGGGGGCGGCCCGCCTCTACCGCGACGCCCGCATCGCGCCGATCTACGAAGGCACCAACGGCATCCAGGCGATCGACCTCGTGACCCGCAAGCTGCCGCTGTCGGATGGCGAGCAGGTGCGCGGCTTCATCGCCGAGCTGCGGACGACGGCGTCGGCAGTCCGGGCTTCCAATATCGGCGGCTTCGGCCATACGGCGGAGGCGCTGAGCGCCGCGCTCGACGACCTGGAGGCGGCGACCGACTGGCTGCTTGCGGCGCTTGCCGCCGGCAGGACAGCCGACGCGCTCGCCGGCGCCACGCCCTACCAGCGGCTGTTCGGTCTGGCGCTGACCGGCTGCTACCTCGCCACGGGCGGGCTTGCCGCGGCCGATGACGGCAAGCAGGACAAGCGCATCGCGCTCTGCCGCTTTGCCGCCGAAAACATGATCGGCGAAACCTCGACGCTCAAACACCGGGTGATTTCCGGTGCGGCAAGCCTTGCCGCCGCCCGTTCCTGCCTTTGAGACGGAAGACAGAGACAACAAGACCATGACCGAGCATATCCTGATCGAACGTCCCGAAGCCTATCCCGGCGTCCAGGTGATCCTCTTCAACCGGCCGGAAAAGAAGAACGCGTTTACGCGGGACATGTATGCCCGCATGACCAACGCGCTGCACATGGCAAACGGCGACGAGCGCATCCGGGTCACGGCCTTTCTCGGCACCGAAGGCTGCTTTTCGGCGGGCAACGACGTCGCCGACTTCCTGGCCGTCGCCATGGGCGGCAACATGGGGACCGAGGTGCTCGATTTCCTCGCTGCCCTCCTGCATTCGGAAAAGCCGCTCGTCTCGGGCGTCGACGGACTGGCCGTCGGCATCGGCACGACGCTGAACCTGCATTGCGACCTGACGCTTGCCACTCCGCGCAGCCTGTTCAAGACGCCGTTCGTGGACCTGGGACTGGTGCCGGAGGCAGGCTCCAGCCTCATCGTGCCGAATGTCGCGGGCCATCAGCGGGCCTTTGCCCTGTTGGCGGCCGGCGAAGGCTTTTCGGCGGAAGAGGCCCATGCGGCGGGGCTCATATGGAAGATCGTACCGGAAGCCGAGATCGAAGCGGCAACGCTCGCCACCGCCGGCAAGCTGGCGACCAAGCCGCCGGAAGCGTTGAAGATTACCCGCGCCCTGCTGCGCGGCGACAAGACGGCGCTGTCGCGGCGCATCCACGAGGAAGCCAGGCATTTCGGCGAACGGCTGCGAAGCGCCGAGGCGCGCGCCGCCTTCGAGGCCTTCATGCGACGCTGACCGGTGTCCTGCGATGGAACACATGAACCGGCACGCGACATGGCTGGTTCTGATTGCCACATTTCGGATTCCGTCTCAGCCAATTCTTAACCCTTGCTCGCCAAAGCTGTGCCAAATGAAACGGTTCACGACCTGATCGCCGCCCTCCGGTTCACGGCACAATGAGCAAGGACCTATGCACAGCCCGTCGCTGAACACGAAACCTCCAAGCATCACATCGCTGTCTTCGCCCCGCATCCTGCAGATCTGTGAAGCCCTCACCTGGATCGCGATCGCGCTGTGCGCCGGCTGGTTGGCGTTCTATATCGTTGCCGGATACACGCTGATCGCCGTCAGCGTCGGGATGATGGGCGTGGCGATGATCGTCTCGCTCATGATGCTGAAGGCGGGCATGGTGCATGCGGGGCTGATTTTCCCGCAGGTGACGAGCTTTCTCTTCATCTGCAATTTCGCGCTCTGTTTCGACATTCCCGACGCGGACACGCCGCGCATCCTGCATATCTATCTGCTGGTGATCGCGCTTGTCGGCTACGTCAATTATCAGCGGCAGCGCTCGTGGTTGCAGATCGGCATCATCGTCGCCTGTCTCGCCGGGTTCGCAATCTTCGCCAGCAGCAACTTCACCCTGGCGGCCGAAACGCCGTTGACCGGGACGATCCGGGGACCTTTCGCGCTCGTCAATGCCGGCATCCTGGCAACATTGTTTTCGGGCATTTTCGTCGTCATCCAGTCCGACGCCGCCAATAACGGCAGTTTTGTGCGGGAGCTGCTGCTGGGTGTCAGCCGCGGCGAATTCGAGCTCTTCTACCAGCCGCAGGTGGATCGGGAAGGCCGGACGATCGGCGCCGAGGCGCTGCTGCGCTGGAATCATCCGAAGCGCGGCTACGTGTCGCCCGCGGAGTTCATTCCGCTCGCCGAGCGCAGCGGCATCATGCCGAAGATCGGCAGCTGGGTGCTCAAGGAAGGCTGCCAGACGCTGGCGGCATGGAACGACGACACCGCAAGGCAACACCTGACGCTCTCCATCAACATCACCGCCGATCAGTTCCTGCTGACGGACTTTGTCCAGCTGGTCGAAGGAACCGTCAAAACATACGGCGTCGATCCCAAGCGGCTGAAGCTCGAACTGACGGAAAGCGTCTTCGTCGCCGACGTCGAGGGGCTGGTCGCCAAGATGACCGCCCTACAGGATATCGGCATCGGCGTCGCGCTCGACGACTTCGGGACCGGCTATTCGTCCTTGAGCTATCTTCGCCGACTGCCGCTGACGCAATTGAAGATCGACCGCAGCTTCGTGCGCGGCGTTTCGGAAAACGAAACGGACGCGTCGCTGGCCAAGACCATCGTCCAGATGGGCCACGACCTCAGCCTCGACGTGCTGGCCGAAGGCGTTGAAACGGAAGCGCAATACCGCTTCATGCTCGACTGCGGCTGCAGCGCGCTGCAGGGCTATTATTTTGGACGGCCGATGACATTGGCCGACTTCGAATTGCGCCTCCCGACCACCATCTGAAACGGGTTCGACTGTCGCCGTCGCGAGCCGGTGCGGCAATTTGACGGACCGCGTGGCAAAATGTCCCGAAGAGCCGCTGCCGGGCAGATCTTGCCATCAAATTACACCCGCAAAAACAGATCCTTGCCGATTTGCGGCGTGTCGACGGCTGCCGTTCCGGACCGCAAAAAGGTTCACGGAAGTGTCATGCGGCGTTGCTAGCCGGGACGTGCCCGTCCGCCCCAACGGCTCTTCCGGGCGTCTTCATCCACACTTCGAGGGACAAGCCTATGTCTGAAATTTCCCGTCGTGCAACCGCACTTGCGGCCTGCAGCGCCATGCTGCTCGTGTCGCTTTCTTCGGCCGTCAGCGCCGCACCTGCCGCCAACAACACGGCAACGCCGATCAAGCATCTGGTGGTCATCTTCCAGGAGAATGTCTCCTTCGATCACTACTTCGCCACCTATCCCAAGGCGACCAATCCCGATGGCGAGCCGAAGTTTGCCGCGTCCGCCGGAACGCCGAAGGACATCAACACGCTGGAAAATGCCGGCCTGCTCGACAACAACCCCAACAAGACGGACGACAAGAACGGCGCCGACGCAGCTGCTCCCTTCCGCCTCGACCGCACACAGGCCGCGACCCAGTCGCAGAACCATGGCTACACCGCCGAACAGGCCGCCTATGACGACTTCAAGATGGACCTGTTTCCGGCCAGCACCGGCCGCGCCACCAAGGGCGGCGCCGGCGCTTTCGGCACCAAGGGCCAGGTCATGGGCTACTACGACGGCAACACCGTCACGGCCCTGTGGAACTATGCCCAGCATTTTGCGATGAACGACAACTCGTTCTCGACCAATTTCGGTCCCTCGACGCCCGGCGCGATCAACCTCGTGTCCGGTCAGACGAACGGCCTCTCGCTGCCGCCGGGCTATGCGCTCGAGAAGGACGGCACCTATGACAAGGGCCGGGTCGTGCCGGACGGCAACGGCAACTGGACGATGATCTCCGACCTCGATCCGACCGGGGACGTCTGTTCCACCGGCCAGACGGCACTCATGACCGGCCGCAACATCGGCGACATGCTGAACGATCGCGGCATCAGCTGGGGCTTCTTCGAAGGCGGCTTCGACCTGACGCTGAAGAACGCCGACAGCACGACGGGCTGCGACCGCGCCACGACCTCGACCGTCACCAACGAGCACAAGGCCGACTACATCCCGCACCATCAGCCGTTCCAGTACTATCCGTCGACGGCCAATCCGCAGCATGTGCGTCCGTCCTCCGTCGCGGCAATCGGCACGTCCGACGACGGCGGCGCCAACCACCAGTACGACATGCACGACTTCACCGACGCCCTGAAGGCCGGCAACATGCCTGCCGTCAGCTTCCTGAAGGCGCCTGCCTATCAGGATGGCCATGCCGGCTATTCCGATCCGATCGATGAGCAGGAATTCGTCGCCGAAACGGTCAATGCGATCGAGAAGTCGCCGTTCTGGAAGGATACCGCCATCGTCATCCTCTATGACGATTCCGACGGCTGGTACGACCACGCTCATGCGCTTGTCAATCCGTCCAACATTCCGGTGAAGGGCTACGACGTCCTGAACGGCGACGCCTGCGGCACCGGCACGCCGATGCCCGGCGTCAACGGCCTGCCGGCGCAAGGCCGCTGCGGCTACGGCACCCGCCAGCCGCTGATGGTCCTCTCGCCCTATGCCAAGTCCAACTTCGTCGACCACACGCTGACCGACCAGACCTCGGTCATGCGCTTCATCGAGGACAACTGGATGGCCGGCCAGCGTCTCGGCGGCGGATCCTTCGATGCCGTTGCCGGTTCGCTCAACGGCATGTTCGACTGGTCGAAGGGCAACACGCCTGCGCTGATGCTCGACCCGAAGACCGGCGAAGTGAAGAGCTGAGGAGGACCGGCATGAAACGGCGCCCTCTCACGCCTTTCGTGCCGGCCGTTGCGCTCGCGGGCCTCGTGCTTGCGGGCGCATCCGCGCCGATCGCACGGGCAGAACATCGTGACACCGCCTCTCCGGCGGGAACGCAGCCGCTCAGCGCCATGGCGACGCTCGGCAAGTCGCTGTTCTACGACACGGCACTCTCTGCGTCCGGTCGCATGTCCTGCGCCAGCTGTCACGATCCGGCGCATCACTATGCGCCCGCCAACGCCCTGTCGGTCCAGCTCGGCGGTCCGCATCTCGACCAGCCGGGCATGCGGCCGGTGCCGACGCTCACCTACAAATATTTGACGCCGTCCTTCGAGGTCGGGCCGGAGACGGCAGCCACCGAGCAGAACGAAGCAACGCCGATGGCCGAAGTGGCGGCCGTTGCGGCCGGAAATGCCGCCGATGCGCAGCCGCTGCTGACCGCGGCAGCCCACAATCTGGCGCCCAAGGCCGGCAACGGCAACGATATCGTTCCGGAAGGCGGCATGTTCTGGGACGGTCGCGCCGACACGCTGCAGGAACAGGTGTTCGGCCCGCTCTACTCCCCTTTTGAGATGGCGCTCCCCGACCGGCATACGCTCTACGAGAAGCTGGCGGCCGCCTATGCGCCGGAAATGGAAAAGCTGTTCGGCAAGACCGTTCTCGCCGACGAGAAGGCGACCGTCGACGAGGCCGGCTTCGCCATCGCCCGCTACGAGACGGAGGAGGTTTCCTTCCATCCCTTCACCAGCAAATATGACTATTACCTGAAAGGTCAGGCGACGCTTTCCCCGGCCGAGGCGCACGGGCTGAAGCTCTTCGACGACGAGAACAAGGGCAATTGCGCCGCCTGCCATCTGGACCAGATCGATGCAGACGGGCGGCCGCCGATATTCACCGATTTCGAATACGAGGCGCTCGGCGTGCCGCGCAATCCGCATCTTGCCGCCAATGCCGACCCGAATTACCACGACCTCGGCATCTGCGGCCCGTTCCGCAACGACGACTATGCAGAGCAGCCGGGCAATTGCGGCCTGTTCAAGACGCCGACGCTGCGAAACGTGGCGACCCGGCACACCTTCTTCCACAACGGCGTCTACGACACTCTGGAGGATGCGGTCCGGTTCTACGTCGATCGGGATGCGCGGCCAGAAGCGATCTATCCCAGGAAGCCGGACGGAACGGTCGACCAATATGACGACCTGCCGCCGCGCTATCGCGGCAATATCGACGTGATCGACAAGCCGTTCGGCGGCAAACCCGGTGACACGCCGGTTCTCACCGAGGCGGAGATCAGGGATCTGGTGGCGTTTCTCGGAACGCTGACCGACGGCTACGATCCGAAGAGCGAAGCCGCGGCCAGATGAGCGCGCCGGATCGAGACCCGTGTCAGGCCTCGATTTCCACGTCCGTCAGCGGGCGCGAGCAGCAGGCGAGGATGTAGCCCTCGTCGATCTCGTCGTCGAGAATGCCGCCATTGTGCTGCATGTCGACCTTGCCCGACAGGCACTTGACCCGGCAGGTGCCGCAGATGCCGGATTCGCAGGCGGCACCTATGCGCACGCCGTTGGCGCGTGCCGTCTGCAGCACGGTGAAGCCCGGCTGGCAGTCGACGTTCTTACCGCTGTCGGCGAAGCGCACCTTGAACGAAGGTTCCGCGTCCTTGTCCTCGTTGACGACGATCGGCATGTCGGCGATCGGAGCGGCCGTCGCGAATGCCTCCTGGTGATAGCGGCTCATGTCGAAGCCGGCCGTCTCCAGCGATTCCCGGACCGTCGCCATGAACGGTTCAGGGCCGCAGCAGAACACCGTGCGGTCGAGGAAGTCGGGAGCCAGAAGCGCGATCTTGGCCTTGTCGACCCGGCCCTTCAGGCCTGACCAGAACTGCGACCGCTCCAGCTGCTCGACGATCAGGCCGAGCGAGAAGTTCGGCATGTAGCGCGCCTTGTACTCCAGCTCCGAGCGGAAGATGATGTCGTTCGGCGAGCGGGCGCAATGGATGAAGGCGATGTCGCTATCCGGTTCGCGGTCGCCGAGGTCGCGGGTCATCGACATCATCGGCGTGATGCCGGAACCGGCCGAGATGAACAGGTATTTCTCACCCGGATGGCGGACATAGGAGAAGTCGCCGCGCGGACCGTGCGCCTTGATCTTCATGCCCGGATACAGGTGTTCCTGCATCCAGCGGGTGCCGACGCTGTCCTTCTGCGCCTTGACCGTGACGGCCAGCATGAAGGGCCGCGACGGGCTCGACGACAGCGTATAGGTGCGCATCACCGTCTCCTGCCCGACCGGCAGTTCGAGCGTGACGAACTGGCCGGGCAGGTAGCGGAACCAGCGGTTCTCCTTGTCTGCCCGGAAAGTGAAGGTCATCGTGTCCGGCGCCTCGGGCGTCCAGCCAACGCATTCCAGCATGTCTTCCTTGTCGCTCCAGGGGAGCATTTCGTCGACATGCTTGAAGGGGGCTTTCTTCACGCTGCTCATCACGCGACAACCGACAGCTTGGTGCGATCGCCTTCAAGGCGGTCGATCATGAAATTGGTGTACCACTCGACGAACTGCATGACGCCGCCTTCGTGGTCCGGCGAATAGGGGCCCGGTTCATAGGCCGGAGACCGGATGCCGAAGGCGTTTTCCTCGACGATGCGGCGGTCCTGGTCGTTGGTCTCGTTCCAGACGTGAGTCAGCTCCTCGAGGTCGTAATCGACGCCCTCGACGGCATCCTTGTTGACCAGCCACTTGGTTGTGACCATGGTCTCTTCGGGGCCGAGCGGCAGCACACGGAAGGTGATCGCATGATCGCCGAGCATGTGGTTCCAGGTTGTCGGATAATGGAACAGCAGCATGGTGCCGATGTTGCCGACCGTGACGTCGGACGAGAGCGGCTTCTTGACCGCCGGCTTGCCGGACATCGTGTAGCTGACGGCGCCTTCGATCAGCGGCATGCGGGCGGCGCGGAACTGGCCGCTCTCATGCATCTTGAACTGGCTCGGCAGGCCGGCATCCTCGCAGTGCTTCCAATGGGCGGCAATGACCGGGTCGTCGCCCGCTCCCTGCGTGCCGGTGA
Proteins encoded in this region:
- a CDS encoding class I SAM-dependent RNA methyltransferase, which codes for MSTETVTISRLGAQGDGIAHTTDGPVYVPFALPGETVAIARVKTQGTVMSLEAPSPDRIAPVCRHFGPEGENGTCGGCTLQHYADAPYRAFKRQLVVDALKSKGLTPTVNDLVPAHAGERRRMVMTARATEKGLLLGFNQAGSHHIVAIAECPVASAGITAHLGDIRKIAAAVAQGANPFRVTVLETLTGLDIAFDELKSLSDANRARTVDVALACKPVARVSVNGEILIEMRKPLLDFEGAGVSPHPGGFTQATRAAEEAMARLVADNLGKAKQVADLFAGTGTFTFRLAKKAKVHAVESDEKALKALDAAMRNTQGLKPITTERRDLFRRPLLAKDLSRYDAIVFDPPRAGAEAQCRELARAKTPEVIAVSCNPITLARDLALLVDGGYKIESVTPIDQFLWSGHVEAVAVLRR
- a CDS encoding crotonase/enoyl-CoA hydratase family protein, yielding MTEHILIERPEAYPGVQVILFNRPEKKNAFTRDMYARMTNALHMANGDERIRVTAFLGTEGCFSAGNDVADFLAVAMGGNMGTEVLDFLAALLHSEKPLVSGVDGLAVGIGTTLNLHCDLTLATPRSLFKTPFVDLGLVPEAGSSLIVPNVAGHQRAFALLAAGEGFSAEEAHAAGLIWKIVPEAEIEAATLATAGKLATKPPEALKITRALLRGDKTALSRRIHEEARHFGERLRSAEARAAFEAFMRR
- a CDS encoding alpha/beta hydrolase, which gives rise to MRLSRFAIVLILISVSPCGYAQVQSIAVPPGSSENWNKQPTALPPSVLGNLSRFNGGFQTTSPNLSSFPDMKWNSPQSVDHLVFGDTSVDVKQKGIAIIRAEAAAGDAEAKLRLGAAYEFGLGTDKDPSSAFVNYLEAARENNSASQYAVGRAYLSGIGTDPNFLQSFTWLNSAYGNGQTEAAMELAKAYQFGVGTSENVDKSELYWQEALRLNSPDVYLGYASFLVDKKAKSPADDAVKNLIWKAADLGDPLALSAAFDIAVSTDDKARQGRWIDKLREQSEGGNITSSLELADAYLTQGSPHFSPVEALGLYKAAAMNGNAYAQAKYGGLLLRQPALDNTVLKDDVIAMINQAAARGQPDALLDLADIAREKHDLRSAYAYAASASELGGAKYSESAKRIQLSVCAEMVDEVCQPVPVFYITNRAELGKEPLAFANRLAPDRSLTMGHSLVSIPTKRAVETEQRSMWKILASYIGFGSNNPSHSGQRPAKGDVANFAYDGSLESFLDSVQQAGVDNGRNKIIVFIHGFANTFEDATRRMAILSESQKYPGIPIVLSWASAGESSIRLGSGGGYTGLGYNNDLLTVGQSCRGFKNVLEKVVERFGAANVTVFAHSMGAQLVDYMLSGCPNYPVPWSGKDKIGNLVFAAPDVDLSNFVDHVDSLRSATDSFTIYVSANDMALRASQEAVGGRRRLGQGGSDRYVAEEIVTIDATTVEVEGGLNHSFVFDVAQVRRDLSDLFRGNTDPSSRACPKAYPDERSPSLKYWIIQPSCTE
- a CDS encoding putative bifunctional diguanylate cyclase/phosphodiesterase, with amino-acid sequence MHSPSLNTKPPSITSLSSPRILQICEALTWIAIALCAGWLAFYIVAGYTLIAVSVGMMGVAMIVSLMMLKAGMVHAGLIFPQVTSFLFICNFALCFDIPDADTPRILHIYLLVIALVGYVNYQRQRSWLQIGIIVACLAGFAIFASSNFTLAAETPLTGTIRGPFALVNAGILATLFSGIFVVIQSDAANNGSFVRELLLGVSRGEFELFYQPQVDREGRTIGAEALLRWNHPKRGYVSPAEFIPLAERSGIMPKIGSWVLKEGCQTLAAWNDDTARQHLTLSINITADQFLLTDFVQLVEGTVKTYGVDPKRLKLELTESVFVADVEGLVAKMTALQDIGIGVALDDFGTGYSSLSYLRRLPLTQLKIDRSFVRGVSENETDASLAKTIVQMGHDLSLDVLAEGVETEAQYRFMLDCGCSALQGYYFGRPMTLADFELRLPTTI
- a CDS encoding acyl-CoA dehydrogenase — protein: MYKAPVEEIVFTLKHVAGLGEAIDKGVFDDLSDDLVDAILTEAGRFASDELAPLGEVGDRQGARLQDDASVKTPDGWKECYRHWMEGGWNSLTGSPEHGGQGLPHMLNVATLEMWNGASMAFTLGPTLTEGAAEALAAHGSDDLKARYLPKMISGEWMASMNLTEPSAGSDLGGMKTRAERRDDGSYRIFGQKIFITYGEHDFTDNIIHLVLARLPDAPAGSRGISLFLVPKFLVNEDGSLGARNDVFCHSLEHKLGIHGSPTCTMIYGDGRFGDEKGAVGWLIGEENRGLNCMFTMMNNARLAVGMQGVAICEAATQKATAYARERTQGKAPGWTGAGMSPIIEHPDVARMLLTMKALTQGSRAISYACAHAIDLSHRLSGANASHWGERAALLTPIAKSFSTDAGVEAASLGIQVHGGMGFIEETGAARLYRDARIAPIYEGTNGIQAIDLVTRKLPLSDGEQVRGFIAELRTTASAVRASNIGGFGHTAEALSAALDDLEAATDWLLAALAAGRTADALAGATPYQRLFGLALTGCYLATGGLAAADDGKQDKRIALCRFAAENMIGETSTLKHRVISGAASLAAARSCL